The sequence TTTGCCACTCTGACAGCAAGGTCAGGGTCAACCGCTTCTTGTTTTGCTACATAGCGAACAATGCTTTCTACTAGTGTTTTATTTGTTGTGTTGCTTCCTGTCGTTTCCACGTCTTTTCCGTCCATTACTCCTTGAAGAATTGCGATTCCGGTGAAGCCTGCCATGAAAGCAGTTATGAAACTTCCGTCAATGTACATTCCCGCCGCTCCTCCAATAATCATTCCTCCAATACAACCAAGGCCGAGCTTTCCGTCGTTCCATTTTGGCATTTCGATTGTGTTGTCTTTAAATATATCTTTAGCCAATGCTCCCAATGCCCCTGCCAAAAATATCGTTACCATTACGTCCATAATTGTTTTTTAGCTTTTGTTTTTTATTTTGTGATTTTTTTTCGCCGGATTTATTAAGAAGAAGAATTCTGATATGTACCCCCCTTCGGGGGGTTTTTGTTGTAAAGGCCTCTTACTGCTCGCGTCGCGAGAAGTTTGAGTGCCTTTGCTGGTTGAAG is a genomic window of Patescibacteria group bacterium containing:
- a CDS encoding transglycosylase SLT domain-containing protein yields the protein MDVMVTIFLAGALGALAKDIFKDNTIEMPKWNDGKLGLGCIGGMIIGGAAGMYIDGSFITAFMAGFTGIAILQGVMDGKDVETTGSNTTNKTLVESIVRYVAKQEAVDPDLAVRVAKCESALSPTAKNVNTDGSVDRGLFQINDKYHPEVCDNDAYDIVLSTRFFCKAVKENHISWWNASKKCWECGDA